GCGCTCGAGCGCGTCGTTCCGTCGCTTCAACCGCGATACCGTCCGGCGCTCGCGGGCGTCCCGGCGTTCCTCGCGACGCGACTCCTCGAGTTCGCCCTCGAGTTCCGCGATGCGGTCGTCCTTCTCCGCGACGGTCTCCTCCAGGTCGTCGACGTGCTCCTGGAGGCGGTCGACCTGCCGTTCGAGGGTCTTGATGCGCTTTTCCTCCGCGGACAGCTCGCGCTCGACGTGCTCGGTGTCGTCGTCGCCGTCGCCGCCGTCCTCGTCCGCGGTCAGGTCCTCGACGACCGCCTCGACGGACTCGTCGCCCGCGACGACCCGAGCGGTCACCTCGCCGCTGTCGTACCGCGGTGGCGTCTTCCGCGCGACGCGCTCGAACTGGTCCTCGTGGTCGTCGAACGCGAACAACGCGGCGGCGAGCGCGTCCCGCTCGTGGTCGTTCTCGTACCCCTCCGAACGCGTCCTGTGCTGCTTCTCGTCGACCGGGAGGTCCGAGTCCGGGATCCATCCGGCGGCGTCGAAGCTCCGCCGGATCTTCTCGACCGTGTTCGGCATCGGCGTCACGTCCGCCGCCACCACGATCGGACGACCGCGTTCGACGATCCACTCGATGACCGCCGCCGTGTCCGCCGTCCTGGTCGAGAGCACGTCCAGCACGGTGCCGTCGAGGCCGACGATCGCGACCGCGGTGGTCGTGCCGGGGTCGACGCCGACGACGACGTGGTCGCGGCGCTTCGCGAGCGGCTCGAACTCGATGCCGTCCCGGCGCTCGCGCTCGATCTCCACGCGCACGTCCCCCGACCGATGCCGGCTGACCGGGATGTCCTGCGGGCGGCCCTCGACGTGAAAGAGCGCCTGCGAGAACCCGCCGTACTTCTCCGTGACCTCGCGCTCGTACTCCAGGCCGGCGTCGTCGAGTTCGGATTCGACCTCGCGGGTGCGGGCCTTCACGCTCCCGTGGATGCGTCGCGTGTACCGGTCCTCGGACCAGCCGCCCTTCCCCGTCGACCGGCCGCGCGAGACCTTCACGGTGGTCTCGTCGGTGAACGCCGACACCTCCACGCCGACGTTCGCCGCCGCGAGCCGGGCCGCGGCCTCCGCCTCCTGCATCGGTTGCTTCCCGTACGGGACGCCGTGGCGCTTCGCGACTCTGGAGAGGGGCTCGGGCTGCTCCGCGCCAGTCACCTGCACGAGCTTCGTGCCCGCCGGAAGCTCGCCGAGGAAGTGCACGAGCGCGTCCTTGTCCGCGGCGAGCTCGTACATGTTGTCGGTCGCGACGATGCCGGGCTCCTCGCTCGCGATGCGTCGCCGGAGCTTGCGCAACGTCACGACGTCCCGCTCGACGTCGTAGCCCTCGCCGTCCTCGCTCGCCTCCAGGACGACGAGCGCGTACGACGGCGCGTCCCCGCGAACGTCCCCGCTCTGGACGTCGACGCCGAACACGACGCTGTCGAGCGCGCTGGTTCTCGCACTCACTGCTCGACGATTGGGGCGAGACGCAGATAAGTGCCGCGGGGCCAGCGGTTTCGCGCGAGTCAGCCGTCGCTGTCGGGGAACGGTACGTCGAACGTCTCGCCGTCGCTCGGCACCCACGAGTGGCCCTCGAACGCCTCGGCGGCCTCGGCCTCGTGGCCGGAGACGTCGCCGGCGTACCGCGAGGAGATGTGGACGAGCGCGAGGCGCTTCGCGTTCGCCTGGCGGGCGATGCTCCCGGCTTGCGCGGCCGTGGAGTGCGCGGTCGCCTCCGCTCGATCCTCGCGCTCGCTCGTGAACGTCGCGTCGTGCACGAGCAGGTCCGCGTCCGCGGCGACGTCGACCGTGCTCCCGACCGGCGTCGTGTCGCCCGTGTACACGACCTTGCGGCCGGGGCGGGGCTCGCCGACGACCTCCTCGGGGTCGACGACGGTGCCGTCGTCGAGTTCCACGGGCTCGCCGCGGTGTAGTTGGGCGTACTTCGGGCCCGGTTCGATCCCGAGTTCGTGCTCGGCCTTCTCGCGGTCGAACCGGCCCTTCCGGTCGTCCTCGACGACGGCATAGCCGACCGCGTTCGTGCGGTGGTTCACGTCGAACGCCCGGACCTCGTACTCGTCGCCGTCGAGCGCGACGTCGCCCGCGCGAACCTCGTTCACGCGAACCGGGAACCCCGGGTCGTCGCCGGTCGCCGACAGGAGGCGCTTGGCCGTCCGGCGCTCGCCGGCGGGGACGTGCACGGCGAGCGGCCGGTCGCGCTCGTTGAAGTCCATCGTCTGCGTCAGCCCCGGAATCCCGAGGACGTGATCGCCGTGGACGTGCGTGACGAACAGGTGGTCGACGCCGAACCCCGTCCCGTACCGCATCATCTGGCGCTGCGTGCCCTCGCCGCAGTCGAACAGGAGGTCGTCGCCCTCGCGGGACACGAACAGCGCGGCCGGATTCCGCTCCGTGGTCGGGATGGCGCCACTCGTCCCGAGGAACGTCACGCGTAACGACATGCTCGCCTGCATCTCGGGCGGCCACGGGGAAACCCGTATCGAAACGGAGTCGCCGCAGCCGAACCCGCGGCCGCGACGTGCCCGGAGCGATCGCACGGCTGCGGACGGTTCGCGTCCGTTCAAACCGTTTACGACCGAGTGAACGGGAGCGAACGAACTGGTCAGGTTATGACCACGTAGTGACTACCTACGGTCGACGATGACAACGAAGAACGCTCTCGGCGCGATCGCTATGGCAGCCCTCCTCGTGCTGGCGGGCTGTTCGAGCGCCGTCCCCGGTTCGACGACGAACGCACAGGCAACGACCGACGGTGCCGTCGACGACGGCCAGTCGATGGACTCGACGAACGCGGCGGCCCTCACGTTCTACGTGAGCGACCGCCCGGGCGCCATCGACGACTTCGAGCACCTGAACGTCACCATCACGAAGATCGGCCTGCACGAGGCCGACGGCGGTGAGGACGGCGACGACGCGAACGAGACCGACACCGACGACGAGGCGTCCGAGACCGACTCCGCGAACGATACCGCGGACGCGTCGATGGACGCCGCCGACGTCGACACGACGACCGTCGACGACCCCAACGAGACCACCGTCGAGA
The Halorubellus sp. JP-L1 DNA segment above includes these coding regions:
- a CDS encoding DUF460 domain-containing protein, encoding MSARTSALDSVVFGVDVQSGDVRGDAPSYALVVLEASEDGEGYDVERDVVTLRKLRRRIASEEPGIVATDNMYELAADKDALVHFLGELPAGTKLVQVTGAEQPEPLSRVAKRHGVPYGKQPMQEAEAAARLAAANVGVEVSAFTDETTVKVSRGRSTGKGGWSEDRYTRRIHGSVKARTREVESELDDAGLEYEREVTEKYGGFSQALFHVEGRPQDIPVSRHRSGDVRVEIERERRDGIEFEPLAKRRDHVVVGVDPGTTTAVAIVGLDGTVLDVLSTRTADTAAVIEWIVERGRPIVVAADVTPMPNTVEKIRRSFDAAGWIPDSDLPVDEKQHRTRSEGYENDHERDALAAALFAFDDHEDQFERVARKTPPRYDSGEVTARVVAGDESVEAVVEDLTADEDGGDGDDDTEHVERELSAEEKRIKTLERQVDRLQEHVDDLEETVAEKDDRIAELEGELEESRREERRDARERRTVSRLKRRNDALEREVDDREDRIDELEGKLDRLKELWKLDHSNFADVEETKQGLVPVKPVDEFTRAAIDDAHDAYGLASDDVVFLRDAAGAGRSTAEKLAAFEPRVVLVGDGGLSDAADAVLFEHEIPVGPADDVAMQEVDELAVARESDVDAVVDDWHDRAAARRKEQKAEQLDQLISEHRAEQKKEQRRS
- the rnz gene encoding ribonuclease Z; amino-acid sequence: MSLRVTFLGTSGAIPTTERNPAALFVSREGDDLLFDCGEGTQRQMMRYGTGFGVDHLFVTHVHGDHVLGIPGLTQTMDFNERDRPLAVHVPAGERRTAKRLLSATGDDPGFPVRVNEVRAGDVALDGDEYEVRAFDVNHRTNAVGYAVVEDDRKGRFDREKAEHELGIEPGPKYAQLHRGEPVELDDGTVVDPEEVVGEPRPGRKVVYTGDTTPVGSTVDVAADADLLVHDATFTSEREDRAEATAHSTAAQAGSIARQANAKRLALVHISSRYAGDVSGHEAEAAEAFEGHSWVPSDGETFDVPFPDSDG